One segment of Ureibacillus thermophilus DNA contains the following:
- a CDS encoding penicillin-binding protein, whose amino-acid sequence MFIFYGGLFFALFLRILYIQATGQVEGEELKARAAALYQKEAVLTAERGKILDRNGNIIAEDTLSYRLIAVVNPAATTNKEKPQHVVDPEETAKVLAKYIAMDESEIYKILTKRRPDGRYYYQVEFGAAGRGISHEVKTKIENEKLPGIKFVSDTKRYYPNGVFASHLIGFTQREKKGDGTFISVGKMGLELTYNKQLTGQNGKIEYESDAYHYLIPNREKMVQPAKNGNNIYLTIDKTIQNFLEDAMTKVHKEYNPEAMVGIVADAKTGEILAMSQRPTFNPETREGLENNWLNYVIQEVIEPGSTMKTFTLAAAIESGHWNPNATYQSGAYKVLDRTIRDHNTYGWGRITYLEGFQRSSNTAMANLLEIMGNDTFMKYLNAFGFGQKTGIDLPGEVTGTILTRYPINYVTTSFGQGSTVTPIQLVQAMTAITNDGVMMQPYVIDKIVDSTTGKVIEEHKPKEKGKPISASTAKQVREILASTVTSEVGTARNYKIDGYEVAGKTGTAQIPNPNGKGYLYGKNNYLYSFLGMAPADNPRLIVYVAVKRPKLKDTEVGSEPVAKVFNPVMENSLKYLNIDPEDVKPVETVKIRNYIGKNAVNIQHELESQGLKPIVIGEGGEITDQYPKEGIALLKNNLVFLKTDGVVTLPSFENWSLRNLLIYKAMSGINIEIVGEGYVESQSVTENTVISDSSPVVVKLKTPEESFVQTSEETEEELPQD is encoded by the coding sequence ATGTTTATCTTTTATGGAGGGCTCTTTTTTGCATTATTCTTGAGAATTTTATATATACAAGCGACCGGACAAGTGGAAGGGGAAGAATTAAAGGCAAGAGCGGCAGCATTGTATCAAAAAGAGGCGGTGCTTACTGCTGAGCGGGGAAAAATTCTAGATCGGAACGGCAATATCATTGCTGAAGATACTTTGAGTTACCGTTTAATTGCCGTTGTGAATCCCGCTGCAACAACGAATAAGGAAAAACCGCAGCATGTAGTGGATCCGGAAGAAACGGCAAAAGTATTAGCAAAATATATTGCCATGGATGAATCGGAAATTTATAAAATTTTAACAAAACGCAGACCAGATGGCCGCTATTATTATCAAGTGGAGTTTGGAGCGGCGGGAAGAGGCATCAGCCATGAAGTGAAAACAAAGATCGAAAACGAAAAGCTTCCGGGAATTAAATTTGTCAGCGATACGAAAAGGTATTATCCTAATGGAGTATTCGCCTCCCATTTAATTGGATTTACCCAAAGGGAAAAAAAGGGAGATGGCACATTCATTTCCGTTGGGAAAATGGGGCTTGAATTGACTTACAATAAACAATTAACTGGGCAAAACGGGAAAATTGAATATGAAAGTGATGCCTATCATTATTTAATTCCAAATCGAGAAAAAATGGTTCAGCCAGCTAAAAACGGAAACAATATTTACTTAACGATTGATAAAACGATTCAAAACTTTTTAGAAGATGCCATGACGAAGGTTCATAAAGAGTATAATCCGGAAGCGATGGTAGGCATTGTAGCCGATGCAAAAACAGGTGAAATCCTTGCAATGTCTCAAAGACCAACTTTCAATCCTGAAACGCGGGAAGGATTGGAAAACAATTGGTTAAACTATGTCATTCAAGAGGTAATTGAGCCCGGTTCCACAATGAAAACTTTCACTTTAGCAGCGGCGATTGAGTCTGGTCATTGGAATCCGAATGCAACTTATCAATCTGGCGCATACAAGGTGCTTGACCGGACGATTCGAGACCATAACACCTATGGTTGGGGGAGAATCACTTATTTAGAAGGGTTTCAGCGCTCCTCCAATACGGCAATGGCTAATTTGCTGGAAATTATGGGAAACGATACGTTTATGAAGTACTTAAATGCTTTTGGTTTCGGGCAAAAAACAGGCATTGACTTGCCGGGAGAAGTGACGGGAACGATTTTAACCCGTTATCCAATCAACTATGTAACGACTTCCTTTGGACAAGGTTCTACAGTGACGCCAATTCAGCTTGTACAAGCAATGACGGCCATCACAAATGATGGAGTTATGATGCAGCCGTATGTCATTGATAAAATTGTAGATTCCACAACAGGCAAAGTAATTGAGGAACATAAGCCAAAAGAAAAAGGCAAGCCGATATCAGCAAGCACTGCAAAACAAGTAAGAGAAATTTTGGCTTCTACTGTTACATCTGAAGTGGGGACTGCAAGAAATTATAAAATCGATGGATATGAAGTGGCAGGGAAAACAGGAACCGCCCAAATTCCAAACCCGAATGGAAAAGGGTATTTATATGGAAAAAATAATTATTTATATTCCTTCTTAGGGATGGCACCGGCTGATAATCCACGATTGATCGTTTATGTAGCGGTAAAAAGACCGAAACTGAAAGACACCGAAGTTGGCTCTGAACCGGTGGCAAAAGTATTTAACCCTGTAATGGAAAATAGTTTGAAGTATTTAAATATCGATCCGGAAGATGTAAAACCGGTGGAAACGGTGAAAATTAGAAATTATATTGGAAAAAATGCTGTAAACATCCAACATGAATTAGAGAGCCAAGGGTTGAAACCTATTGTAATCGGTGAAGGCGGTGAAATCACAGACCAATATCCGAAAGAAGGCATTGCCCTGCTAAAAAATAATCTCGTCTTTTTAAAAACAGATGGGGTTGTCACATTGCCATCTTTTGAAAACTGGTCATTAAGAAATTTACTCATCTATAAAGCGATGTCTGGTATAAATATTGAAATTGTAGGAGAAGGCTATGTTGAAAGCCAAAGTGTTACAGAAAACACAGTGATTTCCGATTCGTCACCAGTTGTTGTAAAACTTAAAACACCGGAAGAATCCTTTGTTCAGACAAGCGAAGAGACAGAGGAAGAGTTGCCTCAAGATTAA
- the rsmH gene encoding 16S rRNA (cytosine(1402)-N(4))-methyltransferase RsmH, which produces MFNHTTVLLKEAVDGLNINPDGIYVDCTLGGAGHSEYLVQQLSEKGRLICFDQDLNAIAHAKKRLQEFEGNITYVHSNFRYLKEQLDLLNIQKVDGILYDLGVSSPQLDTPERGFSYQHDAPLDMRMDQTQELTAYHIVNEWPYEELVRIFFRYGEEHFSKQIARKIEMARKKAPIETTGQLAELIKEAIPASRRRTGGHPAKRVFQAIRIAVNDELGAIEESLTDAIDLLRVGGRISVITFHSLEDRIVKTIFKEASSLPELPPGLPIIPDEYQPVLKLITKKPIVPSKKEILANHRARSAKLRISEKIHEKGRG; this is translated from the coding sequence ATGTTTAATCACACTACTGTTTTGTTAAAAGAAGCTGTTGATGGCTTGAATATTAATCCGGACGGAATCTATGTGGACTGTACGTTAGGTGGAGCTGGTCATAGCGAATATTTAGTTCAACAACTTTCTGAAAAGGGAAGATTAATTTGTTTTGACCAAGACCTAAATGCTATTGCCCATGCAAAAAAGCGTTTACAAGAGTTTGAAGGAAACATTACCTATGTCCATTCCAATTTCCGCTATCTAAAGGAACAATTAGATTTGCTAAATATTCAGAAAGTTGATGGCATCCTTTATGATTTAGGAGTTTCTTCTCCGCAGCTTGATACACCAGAACGTGGGTTCAGCTACCAACATGACGCTCCTTTAGATATGCGCATGGACCAAACGCAAGAATTAACAGCTTATCATATTGTGAATGAATGGCCATATGAAGAACTAGTTCGCATTTTTTTTCGTTATGGAGAAGAACATTTTTCAAAGCAAATTGCCCGCAAAATTGAAATGGCAAGAAAAAAAGCACCCATTGAAACAACAGGACAACTTGCAGAATTAATTAAAGAAGCGATTCCAGCTTCTCGCCGTCGTACTGGCGGACATCCAGCCAAAAGAGTTTTCCAAGCAATTCGCATCGCTGTAAATGATGAATTAGGAGCGATTGAGGAGTCGCTAACAGATGCCATTGATTTATTGCGTGTGGGGGGACGCATAAGCGTTATTACATTCCACTCATTGGAAGACCGCATCGTGAAAACAATTTTTAAAGAGGCATCTTCATTACCAGAATTACCTCCAGGGTTACCAATCATTCCAGATGAATATCAACCGGTTTTAAAATTGATTACGAAAAAGCCGATTGTTCCATCAAAGAAGGAAATATTAGCAAACCATCGTGCAAGATCGGCAAAACTGCGCATCTCTGAAAAAATTCATGAAAAAGGGCGTGGCTAA
- the rpmF gene encoding 50S ribosomal protein L32 encodes MAVPFRRTSKTAKRKRRTHFKLSVPGMVNCPNCGEPTLSHHVCKSCGHYKGKEVVSK; translated from the coding sequence ATGGCTGTACCATTTAGAAGAACTTCTAAAACTGCAAAAAGAAAACGCCGTACTCATTTCAAATTATCAGTACCTGGTATGGTAAATTGCCCAAATTGCGGTGAACCAACTTTATCTCACCATGTTTGCAAATCTTGCGGACATTACAAAGGTAAAGAAGTAGTAAGCAAATAA
- a CDS encoding YceD family protein has protein sequence MKWSIHQLSKYRHTGMPIDTVVELDDVKKRNSDIREISPVHIKGHCTIGNSQMTCHLNLTATLTLPCARTWENVEFPIEVDTVEVFNWADPELRGNDDEDIHYTDGEVIDLTPVLEELILLEIPMQVFKEGTEGTIKGGKDWSYYTDEELSQQNDEPKVDPRLAGLAKFFDQKDE, from the coding sequence ATGAAATGGTCTATTCATCAACTATCTAAGTATCGCCATACTGGCATGCCGATTGATACAGTTGTCGAGTTGGATGACGTGAAAAAGCGAAATAGTGATATTCGCGAGATTTCACCCGTTCATATAAAAGGTCACTGTACTATCGGAAATTCACAAATGACTTGTCATTTAAACTTAACAGCGACCTTAACTCTTCCATGTGCTCGCACGTGGGAAAATGTTGAATTTCCTATTGAAGTGGATACGGTTGAAGTCTTCAATTGGGCTGATCCGGAACTTCGTGGGAATGATGATGAGGATATCCATTACACAGATGGAGAAGTCATCGATTTAACACCAGTCTTAGAAGAATTGATCCTCCTTGAGATACCGATGCAAGTATTCAAAGAAGGTACTGAAGGTACAATAAAAGGTGGAAAAGACTGGAGTTATTATACAGATGAAGAATTAAGTCAACAAAATGACGAACCAAAAGTGGATCCAAGACTTGCTGGATTAGCCAAGTTTTTTGATCAAAAAGATGAATAA
- a CDS encoding ketopantoate reductase family protein yields MKIAVIGAGSVGMLLSTFLADRLDVTCIVRRKAQEIAIGEHGINRINLDGTVTKTSVKASRDYNELEGASLVIVAVKYTHLPLLLPKLADLSVDIPLLFVQNGLAHYEKALQLPQKTIAFGSCQFGAQKENDYTVIHRGIGVLKLAVERGNAEIFQLFREVESPLFPVQFVEHAENMLFEKALYNCFINPMTTVLQVKNGGLVANRHAKKLLEALYEECMDAFPEQRENIAFSDVVSLCEKTASNTSSMLQDRLMNRKTEVESIVGAVIKKAEQRGRSLPILNTFYHLVLAIEGEKT; encoded by the coding sequence ATGAAGATTGCGGTGATTGGAGCAGGTTCTGTCGGAATGTTGTTATCCACCTTTTTAGCAGACCGTTTAGATGTAACATGCATTGTTAGAAGAAAAGCGCAAGAGATAGCAATCGGCGAGCATGGCATAAATAGAATAAATTTAGACGGAACAGTTACAAAAACTTCTGTGAAAGCATCTAGAGATTATAACGAATTGGAGGGGGCATCTTTAGTCATTGTTGCGGTAAAATATACGCATTTGCCATTACTGTTACCAAAGCTTGCGGATTTATCGGTCGATATTCCCCTGTTGTTTGTGCAAAACGGTTTAGCTCATTATGAAAAGGCGCTACAACTTCCACAAAAGACCATTGCTTTCGGCTCTTGCCAATTTGGAGCGCAAAAAGAAAATGATTATACGGTTATCCATCGCGGCATAGGTGTGTTAAAATTAGCTGTTGAACGGGGAAATGCTGAGATTTTTCAATTGTTTCGTGAGGTTGAAAGCCCATTGTTCCCTGTCCAATTTGTGGAGCATGCGGAAAATATGCTTTTTGAGAAAGCTTTATATAATTGCTTTATCAATCCAATGACAACAGTGCTCCAAGTGAAAAATGGGGGGCTTGTTGCAAATCGCCATGCCAAAAAATTGTTGGAAGCATTGTATGAAGAATGTATGGATGCATTTCCGGAGCAACGGGAGAATATTGCTTTCAGTGATGTTGTTTCGTTATGCGAAAAAACAGCATCCAATACGTCATCGATGCTACAGGATCGGTTAATGAATCGGAAAACAGAAGTGGAATCCATTGTTGGTGCCGTAATTAAAAAAGCTGAACAAAGAGGTCGAAGTTTGCCGATATTAAATACTTTTTATCATTTGGTATTAGCGATAGAGGGTGAAAAAACGTGA
- the ftsL gene encoding cell division protein FtsL, giving the protein MAVRVRQPLYYQQQEAPYEQPTIQPKTKPNSKKQRITAREKFLYILFVIIAATLAIFILHKQSAIQRTTIEIKEIEKEIAEIKNENVDLKVRVSELSTYERIWEKANSLGLTLKEDNVKVVPGE; this is encoded by the coding sequence ATGGCAGTTCGTGTAAGGCAACCATTATATTACCAACAGCAAGAAGCACCCTATGAACAACCCACCATCCAACCTAAGACCAAGCCGAATTCAAAGAAGCAACGAATCACTGCAAGGGAAAAGTTTCTATATATCCTATTTGTTATAATTGCTGCAACGTTAGCAATATTCATATTACATAAACAAAGCGCTATTCAAAGAACGACGATCGAAATAAAAGAGATTGAAAAAGAAATTGCAGAAATAAAAAACGAAAATGTTGATTTAAAAGTGCGAGTCAGTGAATTATCAACATACGAAAGAATCTGGGAAAAAGCGAATTCACTCGGTTTAACTCTGAAAGAAGATAATGTAAAGGTAGTGCCGGGAGAATGA
- a CDS encoding Myb-like DNA-binding domain-containing protein, with product MEGKRRKDQWTPEDDEKLAEIVITAVQNGRTQLEAFAEAAEVLGRTKQACGFRWNKTLRQQYGQMLNSVRKRPKQLMRSHLKLALNSFDELTEAYNELELKYRELQTEHDKVLKWLQQGAVFIEQQQKQQQ from the coding sequence ATGGAAGGGAAAAGAAGAAAAGATCAATGGACCCCTGAAGATGATGAAAAATTAGCAGAAATTGTGATTACAGCTGTACAAAACGGTAGAACTCAATTAGAAGCATTTGCAGAGGCTGCAGAAGTGCTGGGACGAACAAAGCAGGCTTGCGGTTTCCGCTGGAATAAAACATTAAGACAACAATATGGCCAAATGTTAAATAGCGTTAGAAAACGGCCAAAGCAATTAATGAGAAGCCATTTAAAACTTGCATTAAATAGTTTTGATGAATTGACGGAAGCGTATAATGAGCTGGAACTGAAGTATCGGGAGCTTCAAACCGAGCACGATAAAGTATTAAAATGGCTTCAACAAGGAGCGGTTTTTATTGAACAGCAGCAAAAGCAACAGCAGTAA
- a CDS encoding DUF3397 domain-containing protein: MVFAYVLGTLILLPIITFFIAYLIFRKFLKKKANYSFRLAADVTTFFLFFSVVISISTLWGTTISIAAITISFLIAIIMTFIDWRTQKEIKVIPLLRRIWRVQFVYLFLVYNIVWIVGIVQNILLFIT; encoded by the coding sequence ATGGTTTTCGCTTATGTTCTCGGCACCCTAATTTTACTGCCAATCATAACGTTTTTCATTGCGTATTTGATTTTTCGGAAATTTTTAAAGAAAAAAGCCAACTATAGTTTCCGTTTAGCTGCAGATGTCACGACCTTTTTTCTATTTTTCTCCGTTGTGATTTCCATTTCAACCTTATGGGGAACCACCATCAGCATCGCTGCCATCACCATCTCATTTTTGATTGCAATCATTATGACTTTTATTGATTGGAGGACACAAAAGGAAATAAAAGTCATTCCTCTATTGAGAAGAATTTGGCGGGTGCAATTTGTATATTTATTTCTTGTGTACAATATTGTATGGATCGTAGGAATAGTTCAAAATATACTCCTTTTTATTACATAA
- the mraZ gene encoding division/cell wall cluster transcriptional repressor MraZ yields the protein MFMGEYQHSVDAKGRLIIPSKFREALGNTFVITRGLDNCLFGYPMNEWRKLEEKLKDLPMTKKDARAFARFFFSGATEVELDKQGRINIPSNLAAYAKLEKECVILGVSTKIEIWSKALWEEYFNKAEESFNDIAENLIGFDF from the coding sequence ATGTTCATGGGAGAATATCAACATTCTGTTGATGCCAAAGGACGTTTAATCATACCATCCAAATTTCGTGAAGCGTTAGGGAATACTTTTGTGATTACAAGAGGTCTTGATAACTGTCTTTTTGGCTATCCTATGAACGAATGGCGAAAACTCGAAGAAAAACTGAAAGACTTGCCAATGACGAAAAAAGATGCGAGGGCTTTTGCTAGATTCTTCTTCTCAGGGGCTACCGAAGTGGAATTAGATAAACAAGGGCGCATCAACATCCCATCGAACCTTGCTGCTTACGCCAAACTTGAAAAAGAGTGTGTCATCTTAGGGGTTTCAACCAAAATTGAAATATGGTCTAAAGCACTTTGGGAAGAGTATTTCAACAAGGCAGAGGAATCTTTCAATGATATTGCAGAAAATCTGATCGGCTTTGACTTCTAG
- a CDS encoding nucleotidyltransferase, giving the protein MKAVGIVVEYNPFHNGHYYHVTQSKSITNADVVIAVMSGPFLQRGEPALVSKWHRTKMALANGVDLVVELPYVFSTANAPMFAEGAIFLLDSLKCDVFAFGSEEGKIEPFLNTFNLIEEHFEEYNGLIKKFVSTGISYPQSLYYAYEHLKQKKHQTYIDLSKPNNILGYHYIAAAKKYNLSIQPVTIQRVQANYHDSVNKASSIASATGIRRELFQKGTIHAISAYVPQSTFNELAEWQQQYKHFVDWEAFWPLLRYAIMRYRPESLTAFADVSEGIEYALIKHAKQSENFSQFMSGIKSKRYTWTRLQRMLTHIFTGITKEELHQFKTPSYIRLLGMTKKGQAYLSEHKKQFELPLISRVAQAKDSMLQIDIRASEIYALGVEYYSNKKIDGDYQTPPIRL; this is encoded by the coding sequence ATGAAAGCAGTCGGAATCGTTGTGGAATATAATCCATTCCATAATGGACATTATTATCATGTTACCCAGTCAAAAAGCATTACAAACGCAGATGTTGTTATCGCGGTGATGAGCGGCCCCTTTCTCCAAAGGGGAGAACCGGCCCTCGTTTCCAAATGGCATCGGACAAAAATGGCTTTAGCAAACGGCGTGGATCTTGTTGTTGAATTGCCCTATGTTTTCAGCACAGCCAATGCTCCTATGTTTGCAGAAGGGGCGATTTTTCTACTTGATTCGCTGAAATGCGACGTCTTCGCTTTTGGCAGCGAAGAAGGGAAAATTGAGCCTTTTCTTAATACTTTCAACTTAATTGAAGAGCATTTTGAAGAATATAATGGCCTTATAAAAAAGTTTGTCTCAACCGGAATCAGTTATCCGCAAAGTTTGTATTATGCATACGAACATTTAAAACAAAAAAAACATCAAACCTATATCGACTTATCCAAGCCGAATAATATTCTCGGCTATCACTATATAGCTGCCGCAAAAAAATACAACTTATCCATTCAGCCAGTGACCATTCAACGAGTCCAAGCCAATTATCACGATTCCGTCAACAAGGCTTCATCCATAGCCAGTGCAACAGGCATAAGGAGAGAACTCTTTCAAAAGGGAACTATTCATGCAATTTCTGCTTATGTTCCACAATCCACATTCAATGAGCTGGCAGAATGGCAACAGCAGTATAAGCATTTTGTGGATTGGGAAGCATTTTGGCCGCTTTTAAGATATGCCATTATGCGCTACCGTCCAGAAAGCTTAACAGCCTTTGCCGACGTTTCAGAAGGAATAGAATATGCCCTTATAAAACATGCCAAACAGAGCGAAAATTTTTCACAATTTATGTCCGGCATTAAATCAAAACGATATACATGGACAAGGCTGCAAAGAATGCTTACCCACATCTTCACCGGCATTACGAAAGAAGAATTGCATCAATTCAAAACGCCTTCCTATATTCGTTTGCTAGGAATGACAAAGAAAGGGCAAGCTTATTTATCAGAACACAAAAAGCAATTTGAATTGCCTCTAATCAGCCGAGTTGCCCAAGCGAAAGATTCGATGCTGCAAATCGATATACGCGCATCCGAGATATATGCTTTAGGGGTTGAATATTATTCAAATAAAAAAATTGACGGAGATTATCAAACTCCGCCAATTCGATTATGA
- the bshC gene encoding bacillithiol biosynthesis cysteine-adding enzyme BshC, which yields MELERISPVNNQLLSDYWAGNEQLLSFYQYPYHDESFQVRARYLKEQTYDREELCEVIYQFMEPFGISEKSLEHLRKLEKGALAVVGGQQAGLLTGPLYTVHKAISVLLLSKEQSEKLNTDVVPIFWIAGEDHDILEINHTYTIVNGLPKKKIYGVDHRKKTLASETPIDHSLMKQYIDEIFKDYGETEYTQALYQSVLHHMNESETFTDFFARLMNDLFKDEGLLMIDSAFLPFRRYQTSFFQRIIEKNEEISTSVVEKEQLLEKRGYGTPILASKENANLFYVKDGERFLLERKNGYFINLSANVKFSKEELLHLAEESPEKLSNNVVTRPLMQEMCLPVLAFVAGPGELLYWATLKDAFDVLNLQMPILAPRLNITFITRQVEQLLSEYDVTFEEVINGEVEQIKHRFIESIQEAEAKNKIDQIRNMLEEAYKDLHCYLDSKGLHLEKIMEKNKKYHHMQLDYLNQKIEQEVLLKHEHTIRRLNTIASELYPNQNFQERVYNPYQYINRYGQSLISDLLKLPLSISESHYLVKF from the coding sequence ATGGAACTGGAAAGAATATCACCAGTTAACAATCAATTGTTATCTGACTATTGGGCAGGAAACGAACAGTTACTTTCTTTTTATCAATATCCGTATCATGATGAATCATTCCAAGTGCGGGCGCGTTATTTAAAAGAACAGACGTATGACAGAGAAGAATTGTGTGAAGTCATTTATCAATTTATGGAGCCCTTTGGAATTTCTGAAAAATCGTTAGAGCATTTGCGGAAGCTGGAAAAAGGAGCGCTTGCGGTTGTCGGTGGACAGCAGGCAGGACTGCTCACCGGACCCCTTTATACAGTTCATAAAGCCATCAGTGTCTTACTGCTTTCAAAAGAACAAAGTGAAAAATTAAACACAGATGTGGTGCCGATTTTCTGGATTGCAGGTGAAGATCACGATATTCTTGAGATCAATCATACGTATACTATAGTTAATGGCCTGCCGAAAAAGAAAATATACGGAGTGGATCATCGAAAAAAAACGCTTGCTTCGGAAACGCCAATTGACCATTCCCTTATGAAGCAATATATTGATGAAATTTTTAAAGACTACGGAGAAACGGAATACACTCAAGCACTCTATCAATCAGTGCTTCATCATATGAATGAAAGCGAAACTTTTACGGATTTTTTCGCTCGTTTAATGAATGATTTATTTAAAGATGAAGGGCTATTGATGATTGATTCAGCCTTTTTACCATTCCGACGTTATCAAACGTCATTTTTTCAGCGCATCATTGAAAAAAATGAAGAAATTAGTACATCCGTTGTCGAAAAGGAGCAGTTGTTAGAAAAGAGAGGTTATGGTACGCCGATTTTAGCGTCGAAAGAAAATGCAAACCTTTTTTATGTGAAGGATGGAGAACGATTTTTACTTGAAAGAAAAAACGGATATTTCATCAACTTAAGTGCCAATGTTAAATTTTCTAAGGAAGAGCTGTTGCATCTTGCCGAAGAATCGCCGGAAAAGCTAAGCAATAATGTGGTGACAAGGCCATTGATGCAAGAAATGTGCTTGCCGGTATTGGCCTTTGTTGCTGGCCCTGGGGAACTTCTGTATTGGGCGACATTAAAAGATGCTTTTGATGTTTTAAATCTGCAAATGCCGATTTTAGCACCGAGATTAAACATCACCTTCATTACCCGCCAAGTGGAGCAGCTGCTTTCTGAATACGATGTAACTTTTGAAGAGGTTATTAATGGTGAAGTGGAGCAAATTAAACACCGTTTTATTGAAAGCATTCAAGAGGCAGAAGCCAAAAATAAAATCGATCAAATTCGAAACATGCTTGAAGAAGCGTATAAAGACTTGCATTGTTATTTAGATTCGAAAGGCCTTCATTTAGAAAAAATTATGGAAAAAAATAAAAAATACCACCACATGCAATTGGATTATTTAAATCAAAAAATCGAACAGGAAGTGCTTTTAAAACACGAACATACAATTCGACGGTTAAATACCATTGCCAGTGAATTGTATCCGAATCAGAATTTCCAAGAGCGTGTATACAATCCGTATCAATATATAAACAGATATGGTCAAAGCCTCATTTCGGATTTATTAAAATTACCGCTTTCAATAAGCGAGTCCCATTATTTAGTGAAATTTTAA
- a CDS encoding enoyl-CoA hydratase/isomerase family protein: MSYKIDLKEGILTFTIDREEKRNAVNDEVMDGLKKVIKHIKENKDVRFLVITGAGEKAFCSGGDLSEFHSLKTAEEAFGMLSKMGNILYELATLHVPTIALINGTAVGGGCEIATACDFRLVARHAKCGFIQGTLAITTGWGGGTYLFERGLRHDRALKMLIDAKPYDAQTLYDIGWAMRVFDGPKEEALEAFIEDMKKVHPSVHHAYKEIELRKWRERNVYGRVMEEIRLCAKLWESEEHEKAVERFLSKSSSQK, encoded by the coding sequence TTGTCTTACAAAATTGACCTAAAAGAGGGTATTCTTACGTTTACCATTGACAGGGAAGAAAAAAGAAACGCAGTAAATGATGAGGTTATGGATGGGCTAAAAAAAGTCATTAAACATATTAAAGAAAATAAAGATGTGCGTTTCTTAGTCATTACCGGCGCCGGGGAGAAAGCTTTTTGTTCCGGCGGTGATTTATCAGAATTTCATAGTTTAAAAACGGCTGAAGAAGCTTTCGGAATGCTCAGCAAAATGGGGAATATTTTATATGAACTTGCCACACTGCATGTTCCTACCATTGCCCTCATTAATGGGACAGCCGTTGGTGGAGGCTGCGAAATTGCTACAGCCTGCGATTTCCGATTGGTGGCTAGACATGCCAAATGCGGCTTCATTCAAGGTACATTAGCCATCACGACTGGATGGGGAGGAGGAACCTATTTATTTGAACGGGGATTGCGACATGACCGCGCATTAAAAATGTTGATTGATGCAAAACCATATGATGCGCAAACATTATATGATATCGGATGGGCGATGAGAGTCTTTGACGGTCCAAAAGAAGAAGCTTTAGAAGCCTTTATTGAAGATATGAAAAAAGTGCATCCATCTGTCCATCATGCTTATAAAGAAATTGAACTCCGCAAATGGAGAGAGCGGAATGTGTATGGACGCGTAATGGAAGAAATCAGACTTTGCGCGAAGCTTTGGGAAAGCGAGGAACATGAAAAAGCCGTAGAGCGATTCTTGTCAAAATCGAGCAGCCAAAAATAA